From a single Deltaproteobacteria bacterium genomic region:
- a CDS encoding squalene/phytoene synthase family protein: MDSQHYCHQVCKQSGSNFILAFYLLGKKKRLAMEVFYAFCRIVDDSVDEAPTPDKAKEALDFWRKEVHLLYEGNPQHLVSQALAGVVREYKIPKMYLQEIVAGCEMDLTKKTYETFSELQDYCFRVASCVGFVSIHIFGVTMTTEVKHGAIAMGKALQLTNILRDVASDLKRGRVYLPQEDLKKFRVTIEMLRESTNISEQREREGALPAPIIDIVDLLYFEIERARANFKEAWELFPKIVRERKKMLAAILMGLFYEAILNKITHDPLSVFRGKIRLTTVEKLKITSKELLKAFLS; this comes from the coding sequence ATGGATTCTCAACATTACTGCCATCAGGTTTGCAAACAAAGTGGCTCGAACTTTATTTTAGCCTTTTATCTTTTGGGAAAGAAGAAACGTCTCGCGATGGAAGTTTTTTACGCTTTCTGTCGCATTGTTGATGACAGTGTTGACGAGGCGCCGACGCCGGACAAGGCGAAAGAGGCTTTAGATTTTTGGCGAAAAGAAGTTCATCTTCTTTATGAGGGAAATCCGCAACATTTGGTGTCTCAGGCGTTGGCAGGTGTTGTGCGGGAATATAAAATCCCCAAAATGTATCTTCAGGAAATTGTGGCCGGTTGTGAAATGGATTTGACCAAAAAGACTTACGAAACTTTTTCAGAACTTCAGGATTATTGTTTTCGCGTTGCCTCCTGTGTGGGATTTGTCTCAATCCACATTTTTGGAGTGACCATGACAACGGAAGTGAAACATGGAGCCATCGCGATGGGGAAAGCACTTCAGCTCACCAACATTTTGCGCGATGTGGCCTCTGATTTAAAGCGTGGCCGTGTTTATTTGCCGCAAGAAGATTTGAAAAAATTCCGTGTGACGATAGAAATGTTGCGAGAAAGTACAAACATTAGCGAGCAACGCGAGCGAGAGGGGGCTTTGCCTGCCCCTATAATAGACATTGTCGATCTTCTTTATTTTGAAATTGAAAGAGCTCGCGCCAATTTTAAAGAAGCGTGGGAATTATTCCCAAAAATTGTCCGAGAACGGAAAAAAATGTTGGCGGCCATTTTGATGGGACTTTTTTATGAAGCGATTCTGAATAAAATCACTCACGATCCTTTAAGCGTTTTTCGAGGAAAGATCAGACTGACCACCGTCGAAAAATTAAAAATCACTTCTAAAGAATTATTGAAAGCTTTTTTGTCATGA
- a CDS encoding squalene/phytoene synthase family protein gives MTNTNLKKILKGVSRSFYLSLVLLPRKIRFQMGIAFLCCKAADTIADTELIPRGERLRLLNAYREWFAAPQENISENIFAEVVQPGGGSPAELNLLRNLPALMSALESLEPHDWLLIQELVLELTQGMIIDLEFSAFETELQLNDYTYYVAGCVGRFWTKIIQEHFSFAKHFGEEHFETGEKLGKGLQLVNILRDLPQDLKKGRSYIPKGMPLPKIFSLARQYLQEYQKYCSYFPWYALRLKAVVRLPARLGFKTLELLESSKTWPKADLVVKVSRRQVYGALLESFFK, from the coding sequence ATGACAAATACTAATCTCAAGAAAATTTTAAAGGGGGTTTCCCGCTCCTTTTATTTAAGTCTTGTTTTGCTACCGCGAAAAATCCGTTTTCAAATGGGAATTGCTTTTTTGTGTTGCAAGGCGGCGGATACGATTGCCGATACAGAATTGATTCCGCGTGGAGAACGCTTACGTCTACTGAATGCCTACCGAGAATGGTTTGCCGCGCCTCAAGAAAACATATCTGAAAATATTTTTGCAGAAGTTGTACAACCCGGAGGAGGATCGCCAGCGGAATTGAACCTCTTGCGAAATCTTCCCGCGTTGATGTCGGCGTTGGAATCGCTTGAACCTCACGATTGGCTTTTGATTCAGGAACTTGTGTTGGAATTGACTCAAGGGATGATTATCGATTTGGAATTTTCCGCTTTTGAAACAGAACTTCAGTTGAATGATTACACCTATTATGTCGCCGGTTGTGTGGGGCGCTTCTGGACGAAAATTATTCAGGAACATTTTTCTTTTGCGAAACATTTTGGAGAAGAACATTTTGAGACGGGTGAAAAATTGGGAAAGGGATTGCAGTTGGTCAATATTTTAAGAGACTTGCCGCAAGATTTGAAAAAAGGAAGATCCTATATTCCCAAGGGCATGCCTCTTCCAAAAATTTTTTCATTGGCGAGACAATATCTTCAGGAATACCAAAAATATTGCAGTTACTTTCCATGGTATGCCTTAAGGCTCAAAGCCGTTGTGAGGCTTCCCGCGAGGCTTGGGTTTAAGACGCTGGAATTGCTGGAATCCTCCAAAACATGGCCCAAGGCCGATTTGGTCGTAAAAGTTTCCAGAAGACAAGTTTATGGGGCCTTGTTAGAAAGTTTTTTCAAATGA